The Alistipes finegoldii DSM 17242 DNA segment GCCGCCTGCTTCGACGCCAACGGAGGCGTCTTCGAACCGATTTTCGGTCAGGAGGACGCCATTATCTCCGACTCGCTGAACCATGCGTCGATCATCGACGGCGTGCGTTTGTGCAAGGCCGTGCGCTACCGCTACGCCAACGCCGACATGGCCGAGCTGGAGGAGTGTCTCAAGCAAGCGCAGGCGCAGCGTTTCCGCATCATCTGCACAGATGGGGTCTTCTCGATGGACGGCAATGCCGCGCCGCTGGACAAGATCTGCGCGCTGGCCGAGAAATACGACGCGCTGGTGATGGTGGACGAGTGCCACTCGGCGGGCGTGCTGGGCAAAACCGGCCGCGGCATCACCGAACTCTACGACCTGCGCGGTCAGGTGGACATCCTCACCGGCACGCTCGGCAAAGCCTTCGGCGGCGCCGTAGGCGGCTTCACGACGGGCCGCAGGGAGATTATCGAGATGCTCCGCCAGCGTTCGCGCCCCTACCTCTTCTCCAACTCGCTGCCCCCTGCCGTCGTCGGCGCCGGAATCGAAATGTTCCGCATGCTGGGCGAAAGCAACGAACTGCACGACCGTCTGGTGGCCAACGTGGAGCACTTCCGCGAAGGCATGATGGCCGCAGGTTTCGACATCAAACCCACGCAGTCGGCCATCTGCGCCGTGATGCTCTACGACGCCAAGCTGTCGCAGGACTTCGCCGCCCGGTTGCAGGACGAAGGGGTTTTCGTGACGGGCTTCTACTATCCGGTCGTGCCGAAGGGTCAGGCCCGCATCCGCGTGCAGGTCTCCGCAGGCCACACGACCGAACAGCTCGACCGCTGCATCGCCGCCTTCATCAAGGTCGGCAAAGAATTGAATGTCATCAAATAAAACCCTCAAGCCTATGCCGAAAACATCCTTAGACGCGATTGACCGCAAAATCCTCAAATACCTGATCAAGAACGCCCGCATGCCCTTTCTTGAGATCGCCCGCGAATGCGGCATCTCAGGCGCCGCGATCCATCAGCGCATCCGCAAACTCGACGATTCGGGCGTGATTCTGGGCAGCCGGCTGATCGTCGATCCCAAAATGATGGGCTTCGACGTCTGCGCCCACATCAGCATCACGCTCAAGGACCCGCAGCTGCTCAAGCAAACCGTGGAACAGCTCAAGGAGATTCCCGAAATCGTGGAGGCGCACTTCATCACCGGTTCGGGCAATATCCTCGTGAAGCTCTACTGCGTGGACAACGAGCACCTCATGCGCACGATTTTCGACGGCATCCTGCGCATTCAGGGCGTCTCCTCGACCGAGACCCAGATCTCGCTGCAGGAAGCGTTCCAGCGGCAGGTGAACATCGATTTTATCGAGGAATAGCATCCGGCGGAGAATCATCCGCTCTCCCCGCACGACGGAGACCCGATCGGGTCTCCGTTTTTTCGTGCCTGCGAGGGAAAGGGTGCAACCCGATTCGTTATCATATCCCGGAAAAACCCGCCGGGCCCTGATTTTCCGTACCTGCCGGGCGCCAGAACCGACATCCTGCAATATACCCCGAAAACCGCCCGCCCCCGGCCAAACGCCGAACCTGCCGGCACAAAAGGAAAGCGCCCCGCCTGAAAACAGGCGGGGCACCCCGGCAAACAATTGTTTAACTGATGATTATCCCGGAAGCCTATTCGGCGGACGAAGCCGGTGCTTCCGATGCGGAGGAGGAGTTACCCTCACTTGACCCTTCACTCTCAACCTTACTCTCCTCCTTTGCGGATTCTCCGGCAGTCGAATCCGTCTTTTCCGCATCGTCAGCCGCCGATTTCTCCTGCGTGTCGGCAGCCGGAGCCGCAGCTTCGGTCGCCTCTCTCTTTTCGGGCTGCTGGGCGCAAGCCATCGCTCCGCCAGCCATCAGCAGCAAAGCTGCCATCGTTACAATTGTCTTTTTCATCGCTTTTAAAATTAAAAGGTTCCTTTTCACTTCTTCGGTTCGGATATGTCTCGCCAACCGTTCTGATAAAATGGAGTTCAAGCGGCGTGCCATCCGGATAAAAAACGGCAAACCGCTGATAGACAGCGGTCGGCAAGGCACGCCGGAATCGTCCGGAGTGTGGAAAGGTGTGGAATCGCGCTACAAAGTGTGGAAATAATCCACACCCGGCGGCTATTCGATGCCGTAAAGATGCAACTTGTTGTAGAGGGTCTTGCGGTCGATGCCGAGCAGTTTGGCTGCCTGCGACTTGTTGCCCCCGGCCATCGCCAGCGCGCGCCGGATCTGCTCCTCCTCGCCGGCCGGATTGCGCAGCGGCACCGCAGGAGTTTCGGGGGCCTCGGACAACTCGGCGGGCAGTTCGCGGCAGGTGATGTAATCCCCTGTGCAGAGCAGCGTCGCGGACATCACCGCGTTCTTCATCTGCCGCAGGTTTCCGGGCCAGTCGTAGCGGGTCATGGCCGCGGCGGCCTGCGGGTCGAAGCCCACGATCCGCTTGTCCAGCTCCCGGTTCGCCGCATCGAGAAAGAAGTCGGCGAAAAGCATGATGTCCCCGCGCATCTGCCGCAGTTCGGGCATGCGGAGCGTGAATTCGTTGATGCGGTGATAGAGATCGGCGCGGAACGCACCGCGCGCGATGGCGGCTTCGAGGTCCTCGTTCGTCGCGGCGATCAGCCGGATATCGACCGGAATTTCGCGGCTGCCGCCCACGGGACGAATGCGCCGCTCCTGCAGGGCGCGGAGCAGCTGCACCTGCGTTTCATAGCTCAGGTTGCCGACCTCGTCCAGAAAGAGCGTGCCGCCGTTCGCGGCTTCGAAGGCGCCCGTCTTGTCGCCCACGGCTCCCGTAAACGAACCCTTGACGTGGCCGAAAAACTCCGAGGCGGCCAGTTCGCGCGGAACGGCGCCGCAGTCCACGGCCACGAAAGGCTTCCCGGCACGCCTGCTTTCGCGGTGAATCAGCTGGGCCACATGCTCCTTGCCCGTGCCGCTGGCGCCGGTCACCAGCACCGACATGTTGGTCGGCGCAACGAGCCGGACATATTCGTAAAGCCGCTGCGCGGCATCGCTGCGGCCCTCGATGTAATTGGGACGCTCCTCCCGCGGTTTCTTCGCCGAAGCGGCGGGAACGGGAGGCTTCTCACTGCCGGCAGCCGGGACGTCGAGCGCTTCGCGGATCTTTTTCAGCAGTTCGTCGGGATTGACCGGCTTGGCCACGTAATCCCGCGCGCCCAGCTTCATGCAGCGCACGGCGTTCTGTATCTCGGCGTAGCTCGTCATCACGATCACCGGAATCTCCATATGCTGCCCGGACATCCACTGCAGCAGGGCGATGCCGTCCTCGTCGGGCAGGCGCATATCGCTCAGCACGAGCGAGAATCCGCCCTCCGCGAGCGCCGTACGGGCCGCCGCGACGCTCGCCGCCGTCTCGGTTTGGAAGCCCTTTTTCGAGAGCCACGTCTTGAGCATCAGGGCGAAGGTGATATCGTCGTCTATGATTAAAATCCGTTCCATACTCAGGGCAAAGATACCTTTTTTTGCGCTTCCGCGACAATCGCGCGGATATTTTCCGCCGCCGCGCCGATCTCGCCGCGCAGGGCGTCGGTCAGCGGACCTTCCCAGCTTTCGGCCGTGCGCAGCGTCGCGGCAATGCCGGCCGCCCCCAGCATCGTGAAGATCGGCAGCATCTTGTGCGCCACGGCTTTCAGCGCGGCAATGTCGCCGCTGCCGAGCGCCTCTTCGAGCAACCGGCAATTCGCGGCGCTCTGTTCGGCGAAGGATTCCAGAATCCCGCGCGCCGCTTCCGCATCGTCGCCCGCATAGGCCGTCAGGGGGCCGAAATTCACACCGCCCTCCGAAACCTCCGGCGCATTGTCCGCCGCACCGTCCGCTCCCCTCTTGCCGACATGCCTCCCCGCACTGACGGGTTCTCCCGCGCCGACGACAATTCCCGCAGCGCCGCTCTTCTCCGCGCCTTCCGCATCCTCTGCGCTTCGGGCCTTTCCCGCGCCGCAAACGGCGTCCAGCACGGCAATCAGCTCGTTAGCCGTAAAGGGCTTGCGCAGGCATCCCGCAAAGCCGCGGTCCGAGAAATCCCCGGCTTCCAACTCCCCGCGTGCCGAAACCGCCACCACGGGAAGCGCGGAATTCACGCCGCGCACCGCCGCAAGGACGCTGAAACCGTCGGCCGACGGCATCTGTATATCGGTCAGCACCACGTCGAAGCCGCCGTCCGCGACCAGTTTCGCGGCATATTCGGGGTACTGACAGCACTCGGCTCCGACACCCGCCTGACGGCACATCGCGGCGGTCATTTCGAGCTGCAGAGGATCGTCGTCGATCAGCAGCGCCTTCACGCCGCCACGCACCGCCGGCACGCACGCTTCCGCAGGCCGCAGTTTGCGGCCCTCTCCGCCCGAAACGGGTCCCACCGGGATCGAAACGATGAATTTGCTCCCTTCGCCCAAACGGCTTTCGAGCGATATGGTCCCCTTCAGCAGTTTCACGAGCCGATCGACGATCGACAGCCCCAGTCCGAATCCATCGACGCCCTGCGCCGAGCGCAGACGCACGAATTCCTGAAAAATCCGCTCCTTCTCTTCGCGTCCGATGCCGCGTCCCGTATCGCGGACCGAGAAGACGAGCCGGCCCTGCACCACATCGACACGGATCGTCACCGAGCCTTCGTCAGTAAATTTCAGCGCGTTGGAGATCAGGTTGTCGGCGATCTGCCGGATACGGAACGGATCGCCCGCCACCTCGCGCCCGGCCGCCGGTTCGACGTCGAGCGTCAGCCCGATGCCCTTCGCCCCGGCCTGCGCCGCAAATCCGGCGCGGATCGTTTCGAACAGCTGCGCCGGGCAGAACGCGACCTTATCGACGTCCACCTTGTTGATATCGAGGCGGTAGAAGTCCAGCAGGCTGTTCACCAGCGCCAGCAGATGTTCCGACGACTCCTTCATGTTATGCAGGTACAGCTCCTCGCGCTTGTCGCCGGTCAGGCGCGAAAGCAGGTCGATATAGCCCATCACCGAACCCAGCGGCGCCTTGATGTCGTGCGTGATGGCCAGCATCAGCTTCTCGCGCGCCGCCAGCAGCGCTTCGTTGTCGCGGTTGGCCCGCTCCAGCGCCCGCCGGTAGCGGTTGCTGCGGTTGATGTCGCGCCACAGGATGCCGACGAACAGCAGCATGAGCACCACGGCCGCGACGGCGATCACGCCCAGCGTCAGCGACGAACGGCGGCGGATGGCCTCCGTCTGCTCGAAGCGGTTCATCAGAAAAGCCGTATCCTCGGCTTCGAAATCCATGATAAGGCGGTATATCTTCGTGTTCACCAGCTCGTTGCTGTACCGCAGGCGCATCCCTTCGTTCCACGCCCGGTCGTAGATGCCGATGCGGTCGCTGGTCACCCGGTCCTGCAGCGTCCGCAGCACCACCGCGATCGTATCCTTCACCTCCGGCGCAGGCAGCGAATCCACGACCCGTTCGTGACGGGAAATGATCATCCCGGCCTCCTCCTTCGGCGGGCTGAACAGGTCGGCGAAGCGGCGGAAGAACTTGCGCTTGCGCCGCGGGACGGTCACCGTATCCTGCACGACCACGCGCGAAGCGACGGTGTCCGCCGCCCGTACGACGACGCTGTCCCCGCGCGCCGCGCTGTCCGCCGGACCGATCAGCTCGCGGATATTCTTGTCCAGCAGGCTGGACGTGGCGGCCGAACGGATCGTCCGCCGCAGGCTCATCGTCCGCCGCTCCTTGTCGGCCAGAAGACGCACGATGCTGTCCAGACGCATCGTCTGCAGCGAATCCTCCGCAGCGGTCAGCCCCCGCAGCGAGTCGATCAGGCCGCGCACGGTGCGCAGCTCGCGTTTGTAACGGGACTCGTAGGACTGGTATCCGGCGATCATCAGCTGACCGTAACTCTCGGCCTGATAAAGATGGTAGAGCGTCTGTCCCGCGACGCTGCGTTTGGTATGGAGCAGGGAATAGCTGCCGTCGGGAGTCGAAAAACGCACCACCGTCCGGTAGACATAGCCTACCGAAAGGACGCAGACCGCGATCAGGATCGCATATCCCGCGAAAATCTTGGTTTTGACGAATTTCGACTCTTTCATGCCTTCAAAGACAAAGGATGCGGAGCGACATTCGGCGGAAATCTACGTTTGCACACTCCCCGATCGCCGGACCCTTTCGGACAAAGATACGAAAAACCCGCGAATCCGGAATCTCTTTCGTTCCCGGATCGCAAATCCGTCCCGCCCCGAAAACAAGCCGGGCCGTACGACGTCGTACGGCCCGGTATTTTCAGCGATCGCGGTACGGACTAGTACTTGTACCGAATCCACTTGTAAAGCTCCTTGAACGTCGGCTTTTTGCCGTACATGAAGATTCCCACGCGGTAGATCTTGGCCGCCAGCCACACCATCGCGGTAAACGAGGCGTAAAGGATCGCCAGCGAAAGGATCACCTCCCAGAGGGGAATGCCGTACGGAATACGCGCCATCATCACCACGGGCGAGGTGAAGGGGATCATCGAGAACCAGAAAGCCATCTGCGAATTGGGGTCGTTGATGACGGTTATCATCACCAGCAGGGCGAGGATGATCGGAATGGTGATCGGCGTCTGCAACTGCTGGGCGTCCTGAATGCTGTCCACGGCCGAACCCACGGCGGCGAACATCGCCGAGTAGAAGAGGTATCCGCCGAAGACGAACAGCAGCAGGTAGGCGAAGATGCGGAGGATATAGCCGAAATCGGTCACGGCGGCCATCACCTGCAGCATCTCCGGATTCATGTCTATCGACGCCGCGGCGTCGGGAACCCCTTGCTGCATGGCCTGCACCCCGGCCAGCACGTCGGCCGGCATCATGTGTACCGCCACGGCCGCGCCGACGGCGCAGAGCACGCCCCAGATCAGCACCTGCACCACGGCCACCGAAGCCACGCCGAGTATCTTGCCCAGCATCAGGTCGAAGGGCCGCACCGACGACACCATCACCTCCAGCACGCGGCTGTTCTTCTCCTCGATGACCGACTGCATGACCATCGACCCGTAAATGAGCAGGAACATGTAGAGGATCATGCCCAGCACGAACCCGACGCCGGTGGCGATGACCGACGACTTGGCCTGCGACTCCTCCTCCTGCGACTCGTCGTTGCGGAAGGTCTGCATGCCGACCGTGGTCTTCACCTCCTGCAGAATCTGCGAGAGGTTCTCGATATTGTACGACTTGAGTTTTTCGGCCTCGATGATCTCTTCGAGCTGCCCCGTGATATTGCTCTCGACCGTCAGCGACGACGACGAATTGACGTAAAGCTTCACGTTGTTGGGGTTGGTGAGGATGTCCGAGCCGATATAGAGCACGCCGAACTTGTCGGTCAGCTCCTTACGGGCCGCTTCGGTCGAGAGGTCCGTAGTCTGGAAGACCAGCTCTTCGCCGCTCTGCAGCTTCGGAGCGACCAGCCCGCTTTCGTCGATGACGGCGATCTGCTTCTCGTCGCCGCGCGAATACTTCATGATGAGCATCGGGGCGAACATCAGGCCGATCATCAGCAGGGGCATGAGCAGCGTGGTGATGATGAAGGATTTTTTGCGGACGCGCTCGTTGAATTCGCGCCCTATGATAATGCTGACTTGTGACATGATCGTATCGTTTTAAAGGTTTCCGTTTACGGCGCGGATGAAAATATCGTTCATCGAGGGAATGATCTCCTGAAACGAGCGCAGTTCGACGGCGTCGTTCACCGCGGCGATCACTCCGCGCACCTCTTCGTCGCGCTCGACGTGCAGTTTGAGCGAGGTGTAGACCGCCTGCGCCTGCGAGCCTTCCAGAATCTCGCAACGGCCGTCGACGGCATTGCGCAGCGCCTGTTCGTCGCCGCGGTAGAACACTTCGAAGATGTTGCTTCCATGACGGCGGCGAATGTCGTCCACACGGCCCGAAAGAATATTGCGAGACTTGTTTATCAGCGTGATATGGTCGCAGATCTCCTCGACGGACGACATGTTGTGCGTCGAGAAGATGATCGTCGCCCCCTTGTCGCGCAGCGCCAGTATCTCGTCCTTCAGCAGGTTGGCGTTGATCGGGTCGAAACCCGAAAAAGGCTCGTCGAAGATCAGCAGTTCGGGTTCGTGCAGCACCGTGACGATGAACTGCACTTTCTGGGCCATGCCCTTCGACAACTCCTCGATCTTCTTGTCCCACCAGTCCTGAATGCCGAACTTCACGAACCACTGCTTGAGCCGTACGACGGCCTCGCGGCGCGAAAGGCCCTTCAGCCGGGCGAAGAAGACGGCCTGTTCGCCGACCTTCATCTTCTTGTAAAGTCCGCGCTCCTCAGGCAGGTAGCCGATGCGGTAAACATCCTCAGGCGAAATTTCGCGGCCGCCGAACATCACACGACCGCTGTCGGGCGCCGTAATGCGGTTGATGATGCGGATCAGGGTCGTCTTTCCGGCGCCGTTGGGACCGAGCAGGCCGTATACCGAACCCTTGGGGATGGCAAGCGATACGTCGTCGAGGGCCTTGTGCCCGGCGTACTGCTTGGTGACATGTTCTACTGTAAGTAAATCCATAGTCGCTGCGAGTTATTTTTGGGGTTTGTTCAGCGACAAATATAACAACAATTTTTGAATATCAAAAAATATTTATCGTTTTTCGATAATTCACATCCGCCGCATACCCGCCCGCCACAAGGCGGCGGACCGGAGAGACCGGCCAGCCCCTCTGTAAAAGAAATCCCTAAAATCCCTATAAAAAAGGCGGCCGGGAGTCCCGGCCGCCTTCGATCGCAGGATGTTTCATCCCGCCGGACGATACCCTACCAGACGATCACACGCTCCTGTTCGGGCATGAACATGGCCCCGTCGGTAATGTCGAACGCATCGTAGAACGTCTGCAGGTTGCGCAGCGTGGCGTTCACGCGCCACTTGCCCAGCGAGTGCACGTCGATCTTGGTGAGACGGGCGATCTCCTCGTCGCGGATGTTCTGTGCCCACAAGGCCGCATAGGCCAGATAGAAACGCTGGTCGGCCGTGAAGTTGTCGATCGGCGCAGGCTCCGCGCCGTTCAGCGAGTTGTGGAACGCCGTGTACGCCACGCGCAGGCCGCCCTGATCGGCGATGTTCTCGCCCAGACTGAGCGAACCGTTGGCCATGACGGCAGGCTGGCCCTCCTTGGCGGGCAGCACCTCGATCGCATCGAACTGTTTCACGAGAATATCGGTCTTGGCCTTGAACGCCTCGGCATCCGCCTCGGTCCACCAGTTGTTCATGTTGCCGTCCTTGTCGAAGTTGCGGCCCTGATCGTCGAATCCGTGGGTCATCTCGTGGCCGATCACCACGCCGATGGCACCGTAATTCACCGCGTCGTCGGCGTCGGGGTTGTAGAACGGCGGCTGG contains these protein-coding regions:
- the kbl gene encoding glycine C-acetyltransferase, which translates into the protein MYGKIKEHLQQELAEIKAAGLYKSERVIESPQRAEIEVAGRKVLNFCANNYLGLSDNPRLIEAAKRAMDNRGYGMSSVRFICGCQDIHKQLEKAIADYFGTEDTILYAACFDANGGVFEPIFGQEDAIISDSLNHASIIDGVRLCKAVRYRYANADMAELEECLKQAQAQRFRIICTDGVFSMDGNAAPLDKICALAEKYDALVMVDECHSAGVLGKTGRGITELYDLRGQVDILTGTLGKAFGGAVGGFTTGRREIIEMLRQRSRPYLFSNSLPPAVVGAGIEMFRMLGESNELHDRLVANVEHFREGMMAAGFDIKPTQSAICAVMLYDAKLSQDFAARLQDEGVFVTGFYYPVVPKGQARIRVQVSAGHTTEQLDRCIAAFIKVGKELNVIK
- a CDS encoding Lrp/AsnC family transcriptional regulator, with product MPKTSLDAIDRKILKYLIKNARMPFLEIARECGISGAAIHQRIRKLDDSGVILGSRLIVDPKMMGFDVCAHISITLKDPQLLKQTVEQLKEIPEIVEAHFITGSGNILVKLYCVDNEHLMRTIFDGILRIQGVSSTETQISLQEAFQRQVNIDFIEE
- a CDS encoding sigma-54-dependent transcriptional regulator codes for the protein MERILIIDDDITFALMLKTWLSKKGFQTETAASVAAARTALAEGGFSLVLSDMRLPDEDGIALLQWMSGQHMEIPVIVMTSYAEIQNAVRCMKLGARDYVAKPVNPDELLKKIREALDVPAAGSEKPPVPAASAKKPREERPNYIEGRSDAAQRLYEYVRLVAPTNMSVLVTGASGTGKEHVAQLIHRESRRAGKPFVAVDCGAVPRELAASEFFGHVKGSFTGAVGDKTGAFEAANGGTLFLDEVGNLSYETQVQLLRALQERRIRPVGGSREIPVDIRLIAATNEDLEAAIARGAFRADLYHRINEFTLRMPELRQMRGDIMLFADFFLDAANRELDKRIVGFDPQAAAAMTRYDWPGNLRQMKNAVMSATLLCTGDYITCRELPAELSEAPETPAVPLRNPAGEEEQIRRALAMAGGNKSQAAKLLGIDRKTLYNKLHLYGIE
- a CDS encoding hybrid sensor histidine kinase/response regulator, whose product is MKESKFVKTKIFAGYAILIAVCVLSVGYVYRTVVRFSTPDGSYSLLHTKRSVAGQTLYHLYQAESYGQLMIAGYQSYESRYKRELRTVRGLIDSLRGLTAAEDSLQTMRLDSIVRLLADKERRTMSLRRTIRSAATSSLLDKNIRELIGPADSAARGDSVVVRAADTVASRVVVQDTVTVPRRKRKFFRRFADLFSPPKEEAGMIISRHERVVDSLPAPEVKDTIAVVLRTLQDRVTSDRIGIYDRAWNEGMRLRYSNELVNTKIYRLIMDFEAEDTAFLMNRFEQTEAIRRRSSLTLGVIAVAAVVLMLLFVGILWRDINRSNRYRRALERANRDNEALLAAREKLMLAITHDIKAPLGSVMGYIDLLSRLTGDKREELYLHNMKESSEHLLALVNSLLDFYRLDINKVDVDKVAFCPAQLFETIRAGFAAQAGAKGIGLTLDVEPAAGREVAGDPFRIRQIADNLISNALKFTDEGSVTIRVDVVQGRLVFSVRDTGRGIGREEKERIFQEFVRLRSAQGVDGFGLGLSIVDRLVKLLKGTISLESRLGEGSKFIVSIPVGPVSGGEGRKLRPAEACVPAVRGGVKALLIDDDPLQLEMTAAMCRQAGVGAECCQYPEYAAKLVADGGFDVVLTDIQMPSADGFSVLAAVRGVNSALPVVAVSARGELEAGDFSDRGFAGCLRKPFTANELIAVLDAVCGAGKARSAEDAEGAEKSGAAGIVVGAGEPVSAGRHVGKRGADGAADNAPEVSEGGVNFGPLTAYAGDDAEAARGILESFAEQSAANCRLLEEALGSGDIAALKAVAHKMLPIFTMLGAAGIAATLRTAESWEGPLTDALRGEIGAAAENIRAIVAEAQKKVSLP
- a CDS encoding ABC transporter permease, whose protein sequence is MSQVSIIIGREFNERVRKKSFIITTLLMPLLMIGLMFAPMLIMKYSRGDEKQIAVIDESGLVAPKLQSGEELVFQTTDLSTEAARKELTDKFGVLYIGSDILTNPNNVKLYVNSSSSLTVESNITGQLEEIIEAEKLKSYNIENLSQILQEVKTTVGMQTFRNDESQEEESQAKSSVIATGVGFVLGMILYMFLLIYGSMVMQSVIEEKNSRVLEVMVSSVRPFDLMLGKILGVASVAVVQVLIWGVLCAVGAAVAVHMMPADVLAGVQAMQQGVPDAAASIDMNPEMLQVMAAVTDFGYILRIFAYLLLFVFGGYLFYSAMFAAVGSAVDSIQDAQQLQTPITIPIILALLVMITVINDPNSQMAFWFSMIPFTSPVVMMARIPYGIPLWEVILSLAILYASFTAMVWLAAKIYRVGIFMYGKKPTFKELYKWIRYKY
- a CDS encoding ABC transporter ATP-binding protein — encoded protein: MDLLTVEHVTKQYAGHKALDDVSLAIPKGSVYGLLGPNGAGKTTLIRIINRITAPDSGRVMFGGREISPEDVYRIGYLPEERGLYKKMKVGEQAVFFARLKGLSRREAVVRLKQWFVKFGIQDWWDKKIEELSKGMAQKVQFIVTVLHEPELLIFDEPFSGFDPINANLLKDEILALRDKGATIIFSTHNMSSVEEICDHITLINKSRNILSGRVDDIRRRHGSNIFEVFYRGDEQALRNAVDGRCEILEGSQAQAVYTSLKLHVERDEEVRGVIAAVNDAVELRSFQEIIPSMNDIFIRAVNGNL